The following proteins are encoded in a genomic region of Limosilactobacillus reuteri subsp. reuteri:
- a CDS encoding glycerol dehydrogenase, whose translation MVEEFGSPSSYIQGKGVLFESDKYLKNFGTKPLLLAGETVYKIVGKRFEQYLQESGYDVTRVQFNGESSTNEVNRVTEIGKENNVTVVYGLGGGKTVDTAKAIADNLHLPVVIMPTLASNDAPCSRLSVIYTDDGGFDHYRFYNQNPNLVLVDTQVIANGPVRMLISGIADALATNVEAQAVAQAHSDTMLGEKQTLVGNAIAQKCEETLFNYSHLAVADAETHVVTPAFSNIVEANTLMSGLGFESGGLSGAHAIHDGLTILEETHDLTHGEKVAYGTLTQLMLEGADQERYNKYFQFILSLGLPTTLADLHLENVTDEELLNAGKAACSEQDTMDRLPFKVTPDDVAQALRAVDAYTKQYLTNHRCHHSRM comes from the coding sequence ATGGTTGAAGAATTTGGCTCACCATCGTCTTACATCCAAGGAAAAGGTGTCCTTTTTGAAAGTGATAAGTATCTTAAAAACTTTGGCACAAAACCGTTATTATTGGCTGGCGAAACAGTCTATAAAATTGTAGGTAAGCGTTTTGAACAGTATCTTCAAGAAAGTGGTTATGATGTCACCCGTGTTCAATTTAATGGTGAATCATCCACTAACGAAGTAAACCGGGTTACAGAAATTGGTAAAGAAAATAATGTAACTGTCGTTTATGGTCTTGGTGGTGGTAAAACAGTTGATACCGCCAAAGCAATTGCCGACAATCTCCATCTACCAGTTGTAATTATGCCAACATTGGCTTCAAATGATGCACCTTGTTCTCGTCTTTCAGTAATCTACACTGATGACGGTGGCTTCGATCATTATCGTTTCTACAACCAAAACCCTAATCTGGTTTTAGTTGATACTCAAGTTATCGCTAATGGTCCCGTTCGGATGCTTATTTCTGGAATTGCTGATGCTTTAGCTACCAATGTTGAGGCACAAGCAGTTGCTCAAGCTCATAGTGATACAATGCTTGGTGAAAAACAAACCCTTGTTGGAAATGCAATCGCCCAGAAATGTGAAGAGACATTATTTAATTACTCGCACCTAGCTGTAGCTGATGCAGAAACCCATGTCGTTACACCAGCATTTTCTAATATTGTTGAAGCAAATACACTAATGAGCGGTCTCGGTTTTGAAAGTGGTGGTCTATCTGGTGCCCACGCTATTCATGATGGCTTAACAATTTTAGAAGAGACTCATGATTTAACACACGGTGAAAAGGTCGCATACGGTACCTTAACACAATTAATGTTGGAAGGCGCTGACCAGGAACGCTATAACAAGTACTTCCAATTTATTCTTTCTTTAGGCCTACCAACTACTCTTGCTGATCTACATTTAGAAAATGTCACCGATGAAGAACTGCTCAATGCTGGAAAAGCCGCTTGTTCAGAACAAGATACCATGGATCGTTTGCCATTTAAGGTAACTCCAGATGACGTTGCTCAAGCATTACGAGCAGTTGATGCATATACTAAACAATATTTAACTAATCATCGTTGTCACCATAGTCGTATGTAA
- a CDS encoding alpha/beta hydrolase translates to MKKSHIGIGIVIVIVILAIIGGAVWRQQKHSKYVQSTTPTLFFHGGGSSYHAEEHMVNAAKKAGVTSTVLRADVANNGKVTLHGSMHKGAINPIVEVNYDNNRQLDFNKHGEYATNVVKALQKRYRITKINMVGHSLGNISIIYYMLQNGKNQNMPQLQKQVDIAGHFAGLNFKQVPAAIQQPVGMKLNKDGKPNEMNATYRQMTEVRQTYPKGQVAVLNIIGDVGNHSDGTVDNASSLSLKYLVAARAKSYRVLKITGKDAQHSKLHNNAQVDKALINFLWGK, encoded by the coding sequence ATGAAAAAAAGCCATATTGGGATTGGTATAGTGATAGTAATTGTTATCCTGGCAATAATTGGTGGGGCAGTTTGGCGTCAGCAAAAACATAGTAAGTATGTGCAATCAACAACGCCAACGTTATTTTTCCATGGTGGAGGCAGTAGTTATCATGCAGAAGAACACATGGTAAATGCTGCTAAAAAAGCTGGGGTAACGAGCACAGTCTTGCGAGCTGATGTTGCTAATAACGGAAAAGTTACTCTTCATGGTTCAATGCATAAAGGGGCCATCAATCCAATTGTTGAGGTGAATTATGATAACAATAGGCAGTTGGATTTTAATAAGCATGGCGAATATGCGACAAATGTTGTAAAGGCATTACAGAAACGCTATCGCATAACTAAGATTAATATGGTTGGTCATTCCCTGGGAAATATTTCGATTATTTACTATATGTTGCAAAACGGTAAAAATCAGAATATGCCTCAATTACAAAAACAGGTTGATATTGCAGGTCATTTTGCGGGATTGAATTTTAAACAGGTACCTGCTGCTATTCAGCAACCAGTTGGAATGAAATTAAATAAAGACGGAAAGCCAAATGAAATGAACGCCACATATCGTCAAATGACAGAGGTCCGGCAAACTTATCCCAAAGGTCAAGTAGCGGTTCTTAATATTATTGGTGATGTTGGTAATCATTCAGACGGTACTGTTGATAATGCTTCATCATTGTCACTTAAATATTTAGTAGCTGCTCGGGCAAAGTCATACCGTGTTCTAAAAATAACAGGAAAAGATGCTCAACATTCGAAACTTCATAATAATGCTCAAGTTGATAAGGCATTAATTAATTTCTTATGGGGTAAATAA
- a CDS encoding D-alanyl-D-alanine carboxypeptidase family protein, with protein sequence MKKLTVFILSLFMMLMVGSQSVLANNRIDASAAIMADASTGQIIYKQNVDKALPVASITKLLTILVIEDEIQQKQLSWDTQVKITPEIAAISNDAAYSSIGLKSGQSYSVRTLINAALVKSADGATVALATATGDGTDEFNLKMMQKAKKIGMTKTNIVNSVGLDNGDMKSFKLADLPNNAANTMSARDVAILSQYFVTHYPELLQITAQKEVKFQIAKDQVKTEKNLNKMLPGEQYAVKGVTIDGLKTGTSDSAGACFASTGKYQGHRIITVILHSKGSNKDNRFKATQNLYKILKTEDHLQKIKVPSSVTTRKVANGVEKTMKLTPQQVTIWSPYDTKTDYTIGTQYKKKKLEAPIWKGERVGSLRITSDQLETLNGEPLTYSLYSANDVRRGNFWQRLLH encoded by the coding sequence ATGAAAAAATTGACAGTTTTTATTTTATCTCTATTCATGATGCTAATGGTAGGAAGTCAATCGGTATTAGCAAATAATCGAATTGATGCTTCTGCAGCGATCATGGCTGATGCTTCAACGGGGCAAATTATCTATAAGCAAAATGTAGATAAGGCTCTTCCGGTGGCTTCAATTACAAAATTATTAACTATTTTGGTAATAGAAGATGAAATCCAACAGAAGCAGCTTTCGTGGGATACTCAAGTAAAAATAACTCCTGAAATTGCGGCTATTTCTAATGATGCTGCTTATTCTTCAATCGGCCTAAAATCTGGTCAATCTTATTCAGTTCGGACATTAATCAATGCAGCCCTTGTAAAGTCAGCTGATGGAGCTACCGTGGCACTTGCGACCGCTACCGGGGATGGAACCGATGAATTTAATCTTAAAATGATGCAAAAAGCAAAAAAAATTGGAATGACTAAGACCAACATTGTTAATTCAGTTGGATTAGATAATGGAGATATGAAAAGTTTTAAGTTAGCTGATCTTCCTAATAATGCTGCTAATACAATGAGTGCACGTGATGTTGCCATTTTATCGCAATACTTTGTGACACATTATCCTGAACTTTTGCAAATTACAGCACAAAAAGAAGTAAAATTTCAAATAGCGAAAGATCAAGTTAAGACTGAAAAAAATCTTAATAAGATGTTACCGGGAGAGCAGTACGCTGTAAAAGGAGTAACGATTGATGGTTTGAAGACGGGGACTTCTGACAGTGCGGGAGCTTGTTTTGCAAGTACAGGTAAGTATCAAGGACATCGCATTATTACTGTTATCTTACATTCAAAAGGAAGCAATAAAGACAACCGATTTAAGGCTACTCAGAATTTATATAAGATCCTTAAAACAGAGGACCATTTACAAAAAATAAAAGTTCCATCATCAGTAACAACACGTAAAGTAGCTAATGGTGTTGAAAAAACAATGAAACTCACGCCACAACAAGTAACTATTTGGAGTCCGTATGATACAAAAACGGACTATACAATTGGAACACAATATAAAAAGAAAAAATTAGAAGCACCTATTTGGAAAGGTGAACGTGTCGGCAGTTTAAGGATAACGAGTGATCAGTTAGAAACGCTTAATGGGGAACCATTAACTTACTCTCTATATAGTGCTAATGATGTTCGTCGTGGAAACTTTTGGCAACGTCTCCTGCATTAA
- a CDS encoding L,D-transpeptidase: protein MNLRVKHWIYGIFCLLVAIIAIGPELHAASNAHPKKAVVESQVKEKPTQEKEIDNSESHMRTPIDWHKSSETVPYPDLNKVKDFWIKVDLKNNRTYLYDGSKVIYTMYSTGGIYKKDPKTGKLKSVTPTGTFYAQQERGDSFFNQSLKEGANYYVSWKNHGEYLFHSVPTKADGKYNEQEAAKLGKTQGSHGCIRLSVPDAQWMEKNLPVGTKIEIVG from the coding sequence TTGAACTTACGAGTAAAGCATTGGATTTATGGAATATTTTGCTTATTAGTAGCAATAATTGCAATTGGTCCAGAATTACATGCTGCTTCAAATGCACATCCCAAAAAAGCAGTAGTTGAATCGCAAGTAAAAGAAAAGCCAACACAAGAAAAGGAAATCGATAACAGCGAAAGTCACATGAGAACCCCAATTGATTGGCATAAGTCCTCGGAAACAGTTCCGTATCCAGATTTGAATAAGGTGAAGGACTTTTGGATTAAAGTTGACTTAAAGAATAATCGGACATATTTGTATGATGGTTCAAAAGTCATTTACACAATGTATAGCACAGGTGGAATTTATAAAAAAGATCCTAAAACTGGTAAGCTGAAAAGTGTGACCCCGACAGGAACATTTTATGCTCAACAAGAGCGAGGAGATAGCTTCTTCAATCAATCGTTGAAAGAGGGAGCTAATTACTACGTTTCTTGGAAGAATCATGGAGAATACTTGTTCCATAGTGTTCCGACTAAAGCAGACGGAAAATATAATGAACAAGAAGCTGCTAAACTTGGAAAAACACAGGGTTCTCACGGGTGTATTCGGCTTTCAGTGCCAGACGCACAATGGATGGAAAAGAATTTGCCAGTCGGTACTAAGATTGAGATTGTCGGCTAA
- a CDS encoding NAD(P)H-hydrate epimerase translates to MTDKIVTAEEMRHYDFYTINTIGIPSLVLMERAALAVRDEILHAFPIALKDVVVVAGSGNNGGDGIAIARLLHIAGVHVTILNIGNPQHASAEHQTQEKIAQYYQIPETSDLAVLNKATLIVDAMFGIGIDRAVKGAYADAINAINNTDAVVVAVDMPSGVNTDTGEVMGTAVRATTTVTFAYNKVGLTKNDGKDYAGNVVVANDMGTYAVD, encoded by the coding sequence ATGACTGATAAAATTGTTACTGCAGAAGAAATGCGACATTACGATTTTTACACCATTAATACAATCGGTATCCCTTCCCTTGTGTTAATGGAACGAGCTGCCTTAGCCGTTCGCGATGAAATTTTACATGCTTTTCCGATTGCGCTAAAAGATGTGGTAGTAGTAGCTGGCAGTGGAAACAATGGCGGGGATGGAATAGCCATTGCACGCTTGCTTCATATTGCTGGTGTCCATGTAACAATCCTCAATATAGGTAATCCTCAGCATGCATCTGCTGAACACCAAACACAAGAAAAAATCGCGCAATATTATCAAATTCCCGAAACCTCTGATCTCGCTGTCCTTAATAAGGCAACATTAATTGTCGATGCCATGTTTGGAATCGGAATCGATCGTGCAGTAAAAGGAGCTTATGCCGACGCGATTAATGCGATCAATAACACTGATGCGGTTGTCGTTGCAGTAGATATGCCATCAGGAGTTAATACTGATACTGGAGAAGTAATGGGAACTGCTGTCAGAGCTACTACAACCGTAACTTTTGCCTATAATAAGGTCGGCTTAACCAAGAATGACGGAAAAGATTACGCAGGAAATGTTGTCGTTGCAAATGATATGGGAACCTATGCAGTAGACTGA